ATTTTACTATTTAAAAGCTCCATCACTAAGGTAACATTGTGTTTTTCGGCCAGCGGAATTAACTTTTGTAAACCAGTAACACAATTTTGCCAACCTTCTTCATCCGTTTTACCTCTTCGGCTTCCACTGAAACAAATTAGATTTTTATATCCTGCATCAGCAACTAACGGAATCATTTCAGTATAATTCTTAATAAGCGCTTCATGAAATTGCAAATCGTTAAAACCATCTACTAAATTGAGTTCAGCACCATTACACATTGTTGAAACTAGATTATGTTTTTTCAATATTGGCCAATCTTTAGGGCCCACTAAATCAATTCCGGTGATTCCCATTTTTTTTACTTCAGTACAAAGCGTTTCAATATCAAAATCATTAAAGCACCAACGGGCAACAGAATGATTTAATTTTCCTTTTAATATACCAGATGTCATATTACTTACTTCCTCTTTAGTATTGGCCATAGCAGAAAAGCCAGATGGAAATCCTAATACTGCAGTTCCAGCAAGGATTCCTTTTATTACAGATCTTCTATTTATTTGATTACTCATAAAAATTATATTTAGGCTGCTTCAACTTTATTTTTACTTTTTTCATTGAATAAAGCAGCAAAAAATAAAAATACACCAAAAGCAATTGCAGCAGGAATAATCCAAACCATTTGCCAGTTAATTGCACCATCAATCATTTTGTAATTATCTGTAATCCATCCTGCAACTGCAAAACCAATTAACATACCAACTCCATAAGTAGCAAGAGTTATTAAGCCTTGTGCAGCACTTTTATATTTTTCTCCCGCTTTTGAGTTGGTATAAATTTGTCCAGCCACAAAGAAGAAATCATAACAAATACCATGCAATGCAATCCCAATAATAAGCATAAAACTCAAGTTATCCCCATTACCATAAGCAAACAAAGCATAACGAATTGCCCAAGCAAGCATTCCTAACAAAATTGTTTTCTTGAATCCGAATCTTGTAAAAAACACTGGAAGCAAAAGCAATAATAAAGTCTCAGACACTTGACCTATAGCCATTTTCCCTGTTGGATTATCAATTCCTGCTGCAGTCAAAAAAGGATGCGCATTTTGATAATAAAACGCCAATGGAATACAGATAAGAATTGAAGAAATAAAGAATACAGCAAAGTTTTTATCTTTTAATAATTTTAAGGCGTCAAACCCTAATAAATCACCAATTTTAATTTTCTCAGTAGAAGCAACCTTTGGAGGTGTTTTTGGTAACACAAAACTAAAAATACCTAATACTAATGATACTATTCCTGCAAGTAAAAATGTATTTTTTAGCATTCCACTAGAAACCCCTTCTACAGAATCCCAATGAAACAAATAACTAATTGATAAACCTGCTAAGATCCATCCAATTGTTCCCCAAACTCTAATGTTTGAAAATTCTTTTTCAGGATCAGTCATTTGATTAAACGATACTGAATTTACTAGGGCCAATGTTGGCATAAATAGTATCATATATCCTAAAACAAAATAATAAAATACACTAACATCATCCGACATATACATTTGATACATTAAAAATGCACCCACAAGGTGAAGAATTCCTAATATTTTCTCAGCATTAAAATAGCGGTCAGCTATCAATCCGATAATAAACGGTGCTATGATTGCACCCCACGACTGTGTTGAAAAAACTGCAGCTGAATCAGCTCCAGAGGCTTTTAAATTACTTGCTAAAAAGGTTCCTAATGTTACGAACCACGCACCCCAGATAAAAAATTCTAGGAACATCATTATTGATAGTTTTATTCGTATTGTAGTATTCATTGATTATTGGTTAGTTTATATATTTTGTTTTTAGTTTCTTACTCTTTAAATCCATTCCGGATTATAATTCTTTTATTTCAATATTTTTGAACCAGACGTTTTCACCATGATCTTGCAAAGCAATTTTTCCAGTTTTAAATGTTCCAAAATCACTCCAAGCTTTAAATTTACTTCCAGCAACTAGTTTTTTCCAGTTGTCATCCCATAACATAGTTTTTACAACAGTCACTCCATTTAATATTAGAGTAAGTTTCCCTTTGTTGCAAATTACTTCAGCTGTATTCCATTCTCCAACAGCTTTTACAGGTTCAATATCATTTTTAATCAAATCATATAAGTTTCCAGCTCTATGCTTGTCAATTTTTCCATCAGGATGACCCTCGTTATCCAAAACCTGCATTTCTAAACCTGTTTCGTATGTATTCTTGTATTTTGCAGGATCTTCATGGATGAAAAATATAATTCCGCTATTTGATTTAGGAGCTACTTTCCAATCTAACTTTAAATGAAAATTAGAATATTCCTTATTCGTAACAAGATCTCCTCCTTGACCATTTTCAGCAGCTGAAGGATCAAAATGTAGAACCCCTTTATCCACTTTCCATGCAGCACCTGCGTTTGTTTTTCCATAAGAATGCCATCCATTTGTTGTTTTACCATCAAACAGGCGAGTGAATTTTTTTTGGGCTTGAGTATTTTGCATAATGAAGATTAAGCCTAGTGATAATACTATTTTCTTTATCATAATGGGATATTTACAAAGTTAGATTGTTCCAACCTTGACGGTATTCTCTTTTTACAAATTGATTCACATCATCAAAATTGGTGATTCTCATGGCATCATTATCCCAAAGTAATTTTACAGAACGTCCTGGATATTTAGTTTTTCCACCTACTTCTTTTTGCACATCATAGCCTCTTATGGCTAAATTTGCCATCAATAAGGCTTCTGTCAAAGGGCCTGCAATTTCAAAAGGAGAACTTAACTCTTTTTTTCCGTGACCCGCAATTGCTGCTTCAATCCATTGTTTATAATGCCCTTCTGAACCGTCAACAACTCTAGAGTATTTTTGAGCGATATTTAAATTTTCATTTTTGGTTAATGGAAGTAATCTCGGATTTCTACCATATGTATCGCACATCATTTTTCCTTTAGTCCCAACAAATAAAGTACCATTTCCACCATCTCCAAAAATCTCATTTGGTTCTAATTCTAATGGTCTTTCAGGTTGAATACCACCATCCATCCAATGCAGAGTAACGTCTCCATTGGTTTTATTGGTTTTAGGAAATGTTAATGTAACATGACTTGATGGAGGACAACTTTCAGGGAAATACCCTCTTTTAAACTCATCTACATATACTGATCCAACACTACATTGAACATCTTTGGCGTATTTTAAATTTAAAACACTAAATGGAGCTTCAATTAAATGACAACCCATATCACCCAAAGCACCCGTTCCATAATCCCACCATCCTCTCCAGTTGAAAGGAACCAGTTTATCTACATAATTTTTTTGAGGAGCAGTACCCAACCATAAATCCCAATCTAATTCTTTTGGAATCTCAGTTTTACTAGTAGGCCAGGGGATACCTTGAGGCCAAACAGGACGGTCAGTCCAAGCATAAACAGTATGGACGTCTCCAATCAAATCTGCGTCATACCACTCTTTCATTATACGAGTACCATCATTTGAAGCACCTTGATTTCCCATTTGAGTAACTACATTGTATTTCGCTGCAGCTTGAGTTAGAATTCTAGCTTCATAGATATCATGAGTTAACGGTTTTTGAACATAGACATGCTTTCCTAACTGCATTGCTGCAAGGGTTTGAATAGCATGGTTATGATCTGGTGTTGCTACTGAAACAGCATCAAAATTTTTGTGTTCTTTATCAAACATTTCTCTCCAGTCTTTATAATATTTGGCTTTTGGAAACGCATTAACCGTTTTTGCTGCCCTTCTATCATCAACATCACAAAGAAAAGAAATTGAAGCTTTACCACTTTTATCGAACATGGCAATATCTGACTGTCCTTTACCGCCTACACCAATACTCGCAATTAATAAGCGATCACTAGGAGCAACAAATCCTCTTCCTAAAACATGTCTAGGAACAATCATAAATGCCGCTGCGGCTAAAGCACTGGTTTTTATAAAATCACGTCGATTATTTATGATTTTACTTTCTTCAATTTTTTTAACTTTTTCTTTTTTCATGCTGATCGAAAGATTTTAATTATTGATTGAATAAATGAGAAATTTAAAGCCCTAATATTTTTCTGTTAAATTCTTGACTACTATTTACCGAAGCAAAATCATCAAAGGCCTTATCAGTAACCTTAATTATATTATTCTTTATAAACTCAGCACCTTCACGAGCACCATCTTCTTGATTTTTTATACAGCATTCCCATTCCATTACAGCCCAACCTTTAAAATCATATTGAGAAAGTTTGCTGAAAATAGTTTTAAAATCAACTTGACCATCTCCCGGAGAACGATAACGCCCTGCACGGTTGGCCCAACTTTGATATCCACCAAATGTTCCTTGCTTCCCAGTTGGATTAAATTCGGCATCTTTTACATGAAATGCTTTTATTCTTTCATGATAAAAATCAATGTATTGGATATAGTCTAATTGTTGAAGTACAAAATGAGAAGGATCATATAAAATACATGCTCTTGAATGGTTGTTGACCGCCTTCAAGAACATTTCGTAGGTTTCTCCATCAAATAAATCTTCACCAGGATGAATCTCATAACAAAGATCCACACCATTTTGATCAAATTCATTTAAAATAGGCAACCAACGTTTTGCTAATTCAGCAAATCCTTCTTCAACTAAACCTGCTGGTCTTTGCGGCCAAGGGTGAAAATATTGCCAAAGCAAAGAACCACTAAAAGTGGCATGAGCATTTAAACCTAAATTTTGAGATGCTTTTGCAGCATATTTTAATTGCTGCACTGCCCATTCTTGTCTTGCTTTTGGTTTTCCATGCACATTTGCTGGAGCAAATGCATCAAATAAATCATCATAAGCAGGGTGAACAGCAACAAGTTGCCCTTGTAAATGTGTAGATAATTCGGTTATTTCTAAACCGTAGGAAGCAATTTTTCCTTTTAATTCATCTGCATATATTTTGCTTTCGGCAGCTTTTTGTAGATCAATAAACCGAGTATCTAACGTAGGCATTTGGATGCCTTTAAAACCTAAATCTGCAGCCCATTTACAAATTCCGTCTAAAGAATTAAAAGGGGCTTCATCACTGATAAACTGTGCTAAAAATACTGCTGGACCTTGTATTGTTGTCATTTTTTATTCTTTTTGTCTACTTAGATTTTATAATATATAAGGCGACCATTTTTTATCTGAATTAGCAGATGCTACTACACTATCAATAAATGCCATTCCTCGCAATCCATCTTCAATAGAAGGAAAATCTAACATTTCTGGGGTAGGTTCTATACCGTCTAATTTGCAGCATAATGTTAAGGCAAAATTGCGATAGATATTTGCAAATGCTTCCAAATATCCTTCTGGATGTCCGCCTGGAGTTCGGCAGTTATGAGTCGCAAATGATGATAGATGACCATAATTAGAACCCGCTCTTAAAATTTGAGTAGGTTCATCAAGCCATTTTACAATCAAAGTATTGGGATCATGTTGCAACCATTCAATTCCGCCTTTTTCACCATAGACTCTAATTTTTAAAGCATTTTCTTCACCAGCAGCTACTTGAGAAGCCATTAAAACTCCTTTAGCTCCATTATCAAATTTCAACATTACAGCTCCGTCATCATCCATTACACGTCCTTCGACAAGTGTATTTAATTCAGCGCAGATGTCTGTAATCTTTGAACCAGTAATGTATTCAGCTAGATGTGCAGCATGAGTTCCAATGTCTCCCATTACAGAACTTTTTCCTGCTTTTTTTGGATCTGTTCGCCAAGCAGCTTGTGCATTTCCTTCTCTTTCAGATAATTTACTTAACCATCCTTGAGGGTATTCTACCCAAACTTTTCTGATTTTTCCTAGTTTACCTTCTTTAAGCATTGCTTTAGCTTGCTTTACCATTGGATACCCTGAGTAGGTATGTGTCAAGCATAGAATTAATCCCGTTTCTTCCAATTTTTGTTCCAATAGTTTTGCTTCTTCCAAAGAAAAAGTAATTGGTTTTTCGATTACAACATTAAAACCATAATCTAGTGCCATCATTGCAGGAGCAAAATGAGCAAAATTAGGAGTAACAATAGTAACAAAATCCATGCGCTCACCAACTGGTAAGTTGGCTTCCGCTTTGATCATTTCTTCATAAGAAGTATAGGTTCTGGATTCGGGAAGGAATAACGCTTTACCAGAAGCAATTGCTGTTTCGGGTGTTATGCTTAATGCTCCACAACTTAATTCAATAAGACCGTCCATATTGGCTGCTAAGCGGTGTATTGCGCCTATAAAAGCATCTTGGCCACCGCCGATCATACCCATTTTTAATTTTCTATTCATCATTTATAATCCTAAATGTTTCCTTTATTTAATTCTTTAACTGCATAATCACAAGCACGTGCTGTTAATGCCATGAATGTTAATGATGGATTTTGACATGCAATAGAAGGCATACAAGAACCATCTGTTACAAATACATTACTTACTTCATGCATTTGATTCCATTTGTTTAAAACGGATGTTTTAGGGTCATTACCCATTCTCGCAGTTCCCATTTCATGTATTGCCATTCCAGGGTAACAATCGTTATCATAAGTTTGAACATTTTTAATTCCTGAAGCTTCAAGCATTTCTGCAGCATCATTCATCATGTCAATTCTCATTTTTTTCTCGTTCTCTTTGTATTCACAATCAATAGCTAAAACAGGTTGGCCCCATTTGTCTTTTTTATCATGATTGATATATACTTTGTTTTCGTAGTAAGGTAACATTTCTCCAAAACCACCTAATCCCATATTCCATGTATTCGCAGGAAGACTTAATTTGTCTTTGAAATCACCACCAAATGATAATTCAGCAACCTCTTCATGCCAAGGGTTTCTACTAGCACCACCTTGATAACCAAAACCTCTTAAATAATCTCTTTTATCATTACCTACATTTTGATATCTAGGTACATAAACACCATTGGCTCTACGTCCATAAGTGTATTTATCCTCAAAACCTTCGGCAGTTCCTGAAGCTCCACAACGAAAATGGTGATCCATTAAGTTGTGACCTAATTGTCCACTAGCATTTCCTAAACCTTCTGGATGTGCTTCAGAAGTAGAATTTAATAAGATAAAAGTAGAACCTAATGTAGAACCGTTTACAAAAACAATTTTAGCATAAAACTCCATTGTCTCATTAGTTTCTGCATCAATAACCATTACTCCTTTTGCTTTTTTAGTGTCTTTATCATAAATAATATGATTTACAATAGAGTAAGGTCTAACCGTTAATCTGTTAGTAGCCATCGCTGCAGGTAGAGTAGAGGACTGTGTGCTAAAGTAAGCACCAAAAGGACATCCACGACTACATAAATTTCTATATTGACAGCTTCCACGTCCATTATGAGGAACAGTTAAATTAGCAGTACGTCCAATAGTTAAGATTCTAGTTCTATTGTAATGTTTTTCCATTCTTTCTTTAACAGACTTCTCCACACAATTTAAATCCATTGGAGGTAAAAAATGCCCATCAGGTAGTAAAGGCCAATTTTCATTTTGACCACTTATCCCTGCAAATTTCTCTGCATAATCGTA
The Flavobacterium sp. WC2421 genome window above contains:
- a CDS encoding hydroxypyruvate isomerase family protein is translated as MSNQINRRSVIKGILAGTAVLGFPSGFSAMANTKEEVSNMTSGILKGKLNHSVARWCFNDFDIETLCTEVKKMGITGIDLVGPKDWPILKKHNLVSTMCNGAELNLVDGFNDLQFHEALIKNYTEMIPLVADAGYKNLICFSGSRRGKTDEEGWQNCVTGLQKLIPLAEKHNVTLVMELLNSKIDHHDYQCDRTSWGVELAKRLNTENFKLLYDIYHMQIDEGDVIRNITDNHQYIAHFHTAGVPGRHEIDETQELNYVAIMKAIAATGYKGFIGQEFIPKNANKLESLRKAILICDI
- a CDS encoding MFS transporter gives rise to the protein MNTTIRIKLSIMMFLEFFIWGAWFVTLGTFLASNLKASGADSAAVFSTQSWGAIIAPFIIGLIADRYFNAEKILGILHLVGAFLMYQMYMSDDVSVFYYFVLGYMILFMPTLALVNSVSFNQMTDPEKEFSNIRVWGTIGWILAGLSISYLFHWDSVEGVSSGMLKNTFLLAGIVSLVLGIFSFVLPKTPPKVASTEKIKIGDLLGFDALKLLKDKNFAVFFISSILICIPLAFYYQNAHPFLTAAGIDNPTGKMAIGQVSETLLLLLLPVFFTRFGFKKTILLGMLAWAIRYALFAYGNGDNLSFMLIIGIALHGICYDFFFVAGQIYTNSKAGEKYKSAAQGLITLATYGVGMLIGFAVAGWITDNYKMIDGAINWQMVWIIPAAIAFGVFLFFAALFNEKSKNKVEAA
- a CDS encoding DUF1080 domain-containing protein, yielding MIKKIVLSLGLIFIMQNTQAQKKFTRLFDGKTTNGWHSYGKTNAGAAWKVDKGVLHFDPSAAENGQGGDLVTNKEYSNFHLKLDWKVAPKSNSGIIFFIHEDPAKYKNTYETGLEMQVLDNEGHPDGKIDKHRAGNLYDLIKNDIEPVKAVGEWNTAEVICNKGKLTLILNGVTVVKTMLWDDNWKKLVAGSKFKAWSDFGTFKTGKIALQDHGENVWFKNIEIKEL
- a CDS encoding Gfo/Idh/MocA family protein, whose amino-acid sequence is MKKEKVKKIEESKIINNRRDFIKTSALAAAAFMIVPRHVLGRGFVAPSDRLLIASIGVGGKGQSDIAMFDKSGKASISFLCDVDDRRAAKTVNAFPKAKYYKDWREMFDKEHKNFDAVSVATPDHNHAIQTLAAMQLGKHVYVQKPLTHDIYEARILTQAAAKYNVVTQMGNQGASNDGTRIMKEWYDADLIGDVHTVYAWTDRPVWPQGIPWPTSKTEIPKELDWDLWLGTAPQKNYVDKLVPFNWRGWWDYGTGALGDMGCHLIEAPFSVLNLKYAKDVQCSVGSVYVDEFKRGYFPESCPPSSHVTLTFPKTNKTNGDVTLHWMDGGIQPERPLELEPNEIFGDGGNGTLFVGTKGKMMCDTYGRNPRLLPLTKNENLNIAQKYSRVVDGSEGHYKQWIEAAIAGHGKKELSSPFEIAGPLTEALLMANLAIRGYDVQKEVGGKTKYPGRSVKLLWDNDAMRITNFDDVNQFVKREYRQGWNNLTL
- a CDS encoding sugar phosphate isomerase/epimerase family protein, which encodes MTTIQGPAVFLAQFISDEAPFNSLDGICKWAADLGFKGIQMPTLDTRFIDLQKAAESKIYADELKGKIASYGLEITELSTHLQGQLVAVHPAYDDLFDAFAPANVHGKPKARQEWAVQQLKYAAKASQNLGLNAHATFSGSLLWQYFHPWPQRPAGLVEEGFAELAKRWLPILNEFDQNGVDLCYEIHPGEDLFDGETYEMFLKAVNNHSRACILYDPSHFVLQQLDYIQYIDFYHERIKAFHVKDAEFNPTGKQGTFGGYQSWANRAGRYRSPGDGQVDFKTIFSKLSQYDFKGWAVMEWECCIKNQEDGAREGAEFIKNNIIKVTDKAFDDFASVNSSQEFNRKILGL
- a CDS encoding Gfo/Idh/MocA family protein, with product MMNRKLKMGMIGGGQDAFIGAIHRLAANMDGLIELSCGALSITPETAIASGKALFLPESRTYTSYEEMIKAEANLPVGERMDFVTIVTPNFAHFAPAMMALDYGFNVVIEKPITFSLEEAKLLEQKLEETGLILCLTHTYSGYPMVKQAKAMLKEGKLGKIRKVWVEYPQGWLSKLSEREGNAQAAWRTDPKKAGKSSVMGDIGTHAAHLAEYITGSKITDICAELNTLVEGRVMDDDGAVMLKFDNGAKGVLMASQVAAGEENALKIRVYGEKGGIEWLQHDPNTLIVKWLDEPTQILRAGSNYGHLSSFATHNCRTPGGHPEGYLEAFANIYRNFALTLCCKLDGIEPTPEMLDFPSIEDGLRGMAFIDSVVASANSDKKWSPYIL
- a CDS encoding GMC oxidoreductase codes for the protein MNINTNLKEENTYDAIVVGSGISGGWAAKELTEKGLRVLMLERGMNIEHIKDYDSAMKNPWEFKHAGKHTEEEKRTHPVQIRDYPYQEANEKWWVNDLECPYTEDKRFDWYRGFHVGGKSLMWGRQSYRFSDHNFEDNAKDGHGNDWPIRYKDISPWYDYAEKFAGISGQNENWPLLPDGHFLPPMDLNCVEKSVKERMEKHYNRTRILTIGRTANLTVPHNGRGSCQYRNLCSRGCPFGAYFSTQSSTLPAAMATNRLTVRPYSIVNHIIYDKDTKKAKGVMVIDAETNETMEFYAKIVFVNGSTLGSTFILLNSTSEAHPEGLGNASGQLGHNLMDHHFRCGASGTAEGFEDKYTYGRRANGVYVPRYQNVGNDKRDYLRGFGYQGGASRNPWHEEVAELSFGGDFKDKLSLPANTWNMGLGGFGEMLPYYENKVYINHDKKDKWGQPVLAIDCEYKENEKKMRIDMMNDAAEMLEASGIKNVQTYDNDCYPGMAIHEMGTARMGNDPKTSVLNKWNQMHEVSNVFVTDGSCMPSIACQNPSLTFMALTARACDYAVKELNKGNI